From the genome of Notolabrus celidotus isolate fNotCel1 chromosome 5, fNotCel1.pri, whole genome shotgun sequence, one region includes:
- the LOC117812205 gene encoding four and a half LIM domains protein 1-like → MADSTNCFYCRDDLAGKKFVRKEGRPVCTRCYSKFCANSCAQCHRPIPVESKELSHKGRFWHEECFRCTKCYKPLAKEPFSTKDDRIMCGKCCSREDAPRCHGCYKPIPAGTESVEYKGNSWHDECFTCCSCKRPIGSQSFITKGTDTYCTPCHDKKFAKHCVCCKKPITSGGVNYQDQPWHGHCFVCTSCSKPLAGTSFTNHQDQVFCVDCYKTVVAKKCSGCQNPITGFGKGVNVVNYEGSSWHEYCFNCKKCSLSLANKRFVANGKDILCSDCANK, encoded by the exons ATGGCCGACAGCACGAACTGTTTCTACTGCCGGGATGACCTCGCAGGGAAGAAGTTCGTCCGTAAGGAGGGCAGGCCGGTCTGCACCCGCTGCTACTCAAAGTTCTGCGCCAACTCCTGCGCTCAGTGCCATCGACCAATCCCTGTGGAGTCCAAA GAGCTGAGCCATAAGGGTCGGTTCTGGCACGAGGAGTGTTTCCGCTGTACGAAGTGTTACAAGCCTCTGGCCAAAGAGCCCTTCAGCACAAAGGACGACCGCATCATGTGTGGGAAGTGCTGCTCCAGAGAGGACGCTCCTCGCTGCCACGGCTGTTATAAACCGATACCTGCTG GCACAGAGAGTGTGGAGTACAAAGGGAACTCGTGGCATGATGAATGTTTCACCTGTTGCAGCTGTAAACGACCAATAGGATCGCAGAGTTTCATCACCAAAGGAACCGACACTTACTGCACCCCCTGCCATGACAAGAAGTTCGCCAAACACTGCGTCTGCTGCAAGAAG CCGATAACCTCTGGAGGAGTGAACTACCAAGATCAGCCGTGGCACGGACACTGCTTCGTCTGCACCTCCTGCTCAAAGCCTCTAGCCGGGACGAGTTTCACCAACCACCAGGACCAGGTCTTCTGTGTCGACTGCTATAAAACCGTTGTGGCCAAGAAATGCAGCGGCTGCCAAAACCCCATCACAG GTTTCGGTAAAGGCGTGAACGTGGTGAACTACGAGGGCAGCTCCTGGCACGAGTACTGCTTCAACTGTAAGAAATGCTCCCTCAGTCTGGCCAACAAGCGATTCGTAGCCAACGGGAAAGACATCCTCTGCTCTGACTGTGCAAACAAGTAG